From the Mangifera indica cultivar Alphonso chromosome 10, CATAS_Mindica_2.1, whole genome shotgun sequence genome, one window contains:
- the LOC123228023 gene encoding uncharacterized protein YKR070W-like isoform X2, with the protein MRFRKTVYSISQIKNATPFLFQSTQPSRSLSLLQSKSKPQKQSSFGIAFDIDGVVLRGSVPIGGSPQALKRLYGHSGSLKVPFLFLTNGGGIPESRRAVELSQLLGVNILTWQVVQGHSPFKNLLKRFENELIVATGKGEPAIVMSEYGFKKVLSVDEYASFFENIDPVSQYKMWTTKRAANRNSHSTRGYNVSSERVKATFVVSDPVDWGRDIQVLCDILRSGGLPGQANGHQPPLFFAADDLEYQAAFPSQRLGMGAFRIALENVFNRIHHSPLEYVTFGKPNPFVFENAEAILGQFLPSNVAYDGSYPFKTLYMIGDNPSVDIKGARQAGRPWFSILTRTGVFKESCNNAEFPADLVVDTVEEAVDYILKREFFSQ; encoded by the exons ATGAGATTTCGCAAAACAGTTTACAGTATTTCTCAGATAAAAAACGCAACTCCATTCTTGTTTCAATCAACTCAACCTTCTCGTTCCTTGTCTCTGCTTCAGTCAAAATCGAAGCCGCAAAAACA GAGCTCTTTTGGAATCGCATTTGACATCGATGGAGTTGTGCTTCGTGGCTCTGTTCCAATTGGAGGCTCGCCTCAAGCTTTGAAAAGATTGTACGGTCATTCTG gtTCTTTGAAGGTTCCATTTTTGTTCTTGACAAATG GAGGTGGCATACCAGAATCCAGACGAGCTGTAGAGTTAAGTCAACTTCTGGGTGTCAACATTTTAACTTGGCAG GTTGTACAGGGTCACTCACCTTTTAAAAACTTGTTGAAaag ATTTGAGAATGAACTTATTGTCGCCACTGGTAAAGGAGAACCTGCTATTGTGATGTCTGAGTATGGTTTCAA AAAAGTGCTCTCTGTTGATGAGTATGCATCATTCTTTGAGAACATTGATCCAGTATCTCAATACAAGATGTGGACAACCAAACGGGCAGCTAATAGGAATAGCCACTCAACAAGAGGATATAATGTTTCCTCTGAAAGAGTTAAGGCAACTTTTGTTGTTAGTGATCCTGTAGACTGGGGCAGAGACATTCAG GTTCTCTGTGACATCTTAAGATCTGGTGGCCTTCCTGGACAGGCAAATGGACATCAGCCACCTTTGTTCTTTGCCGCTGACGATCTTGAGTACCAG GCGGCATTCCCCTCTCAACGACTTGGAATGGGTGCTTTCAGAATTGCACTGGAAAACGTCTTTAACAG AATTCACCATAGTCCACTAGAGTATGTGACTTTTGGGAAGCCAAATCCTTTTGTATTTGAGAATGCTGAAGCCATTTTAGGCCAGTTTCTGCCATCAAATGTTGCTTATGATGGATCTTATCCTTTCAAAACCCTTTACATGATCGGTGACAACCCCTCTGTAGACATCAAAGGTGCAAGACAG GCTGGACGTCCATGGTTTTCTATCTTGACAAGAACAGGAGTTTTCAAGGAAAGCTGTAACAATGCAGAGTTTCCGGCAGATTTG GTTGTTGACACAGTTGAAGAGGCAGTAGATTATATCCTGAAACGGGAGTTTTTTTCTCAGTAG
- the LOC123228023 gene encoding uncharacterized protein YKR070W-like isoform X1: MRFRKTVYSISQIKNATPFLFQSTQPSRSLSLLQSKSKPQKQSSFGIAFDIDGVVLRGSVPIGGSPQALKRLYGHSGSLKVPFLFLTNGGGIPESRRAVELSQLLGVNILTWQVVQGHSPFKNLLKRFENELIVATGKGEPAIVMSEYGFKKVLSVDEYASFFENIDPVSQYKMWTTKRAANRNSHSTRGYNVSSERVKATFVVSDPVDWGRDIQVLCDILRSGGLPGQANGHQPPLFFAADDLEYQAAFPSQRLGMGAFRIALENVFNRIHHSPLEYVTFGKPNPFVFENAEAILGQFLPSNVAYDGSYPFKTLYMIGDNPSVDIKGARQAGRPWFSILTRTGVFKESCNNAEFPADLASAMTNCIHILHEKFRYFPFILH; the protein is encoded by the exons ATGAGATTTCGCAAAACAGTTTACAGTATTTCTCAGATAAAAAACGCAACTCCATTCTTGTTTCAATCAACTCAACCTTCTCGTTCCTTGTCTCTGCTTCAGTCAAAATCGAAGCCGCAAAAACA GAGCTCTTTTGGAATCGCATTTGACATCGATGGAGTTGTGCTTCGTGGCTCTGTTCCAATTGGAGGCTCGCCTCAAGCTTTGAAAAGATTGTACGGTCATTCTG gtTCTTTGAAGGTTCCATTTTTGTTCTTGACAAATG GAGGTGGCATACCAGAATCCAGACGAGCTGTAGAGTTAAGTCAACTTCTGGGTGTCAACATTTTAACTTGGCAG GTTGTACAGGGTCACTCACCTTTTAAAAACTTGTTGAAaag ATTTGAGAATGAACTTATTGTCGCCACTGGTAAAGGAGAACCTGCTATTGTGATGTCTGAGTATGGTTTCAA AAAAGTGCTCTCTGTTGATGAGTATGCATCATTCTTTGAGAACATTGATCCAGTATCTCAATACAAGATGTGGACAACCAAACGGGCAGCTAATAGGAATAGCCACTCAACAAGAGGATATAATGTTTCCTCTGAAAGAGTTAAGGCAACTTTTGTTGTTAGTGATCCTGTAGACTGGGGCAGAGACATTCAG GTTCTCTGTGACATCTTAAGATCTGGTGGCCTTCCTGGACAGGCAAATGGACATCAGCCACCTTTGTTCTTTGCCGCTGACGATCTTGAGTACCAG GCGGCATTCCCCTCTCAACGACTTGGAATGGGTGCTTTCAGAATTGCACTGGAAAACGTCTTTAACAG AATTCACCATAGTCCACTAGAGTATGTGACTTTTGGGAAGCCAAATCCTTTTGTATTTGAGAATGCTGAAGCCATTTTAGGCCAGTTTCTGCCATCAAATGTTGCTTATGATGGATCTTATCCTTTCAAAACCCTTTACATGATCGGTGACAACCCCTCTGTAGACATCAAAGGTGCAAGACAG GCTGGACGTCCATGGTTTTCTATCTTGACAAGAACAGGAGTTTTCAAGGAAAGCTGTAACAATGCAGAGTTTCCGGCAGATTTGGCAAGTGCAATGACTAATTGCATACATATTCTCCATGAGAAGTTCAGGTACTTTCCTTTTATCTTACATTGA
- the LOC123228024 gene encoding protein TONNEAU 1a-like has product MDDYTREMMDLKTLVTRTLEKKGVLAKIRAELRASVFEAIEEEDQVIKKEEGLPPALLGSCNDRAKQLHASPSGRLLTALICEYLDWAQLNHTMKVYLPECNLQKDAWKAELKEFSSKNGYDLNKNGDSAPLLLDVLEGFLKFENSSQARATGRRPLESEVLTNLESRNVRRPSSLSLAGGLPPLGRPLPASQTSDRRAGSSMSGFRKDEYNWRYDSDELSDDVIRASAALENLQLDRKARNLTTSRRHARDGIIDDNGRHDHMQ; this is encoded by the exons ATGGACGATTATACGAGAGAAATGATGGACCTGAAAACCCTAGTCACTCGAACGCTTGAGAAGAAAGGCGTCCTCGCGAAGATCCGG GCCGAACTCAGAGCTAGTGTTTTTGAGGCTATTGAAGAGGAGGACCAGGTAATTAAAAAGGAGGAAGGTTTGCCTCCTGCCTTATTGGGTAGTTGCAATGATCGTGCAAAACAACTTCATGCTTCTCCCTCAG GAAGGTTACTAACTGCACTAATATGTGAATACTTGGACTGGGCTCAACTGAACCACACAATGAAAGTTTATCTGCCAGAATGTAATTTG CAAAAAGATGCTTGGAAAGCTGAGTTGAAGGAATTTAGTAGCAAAAACGGTTATGATCTTAACAAAAATGGCGATAGTGCTCCTTTGCTTTTGGATGTTCTTGAAGGGTTTTTGAAGTTTGAG AATTCATCCCAAGCAAGGGCTACTGGAAGGAGACCACTAGAATCTGAGGTCTTGACCAATTTAGAGTCCAGGAATGTACGAAGACCTTCATCGTTATCTCTTGCTGGGGGCTTACCTCCACTGGGGAG GCCCCTTCCTGCTTCGCAAACTTCTG ATAGGAGAGCTGGGTCATCCATGTCTGGTTTCAGGAAAGATGAATACAATTGGAGATATGACAGTGATGAGCTTTCAGATGATGTGATTCGGGCATCGGCTGCCCTGGAGAACCTTCAGTTGGACAGAAAAGCTAGGAATTTAACGACATCACGGCG ACATGCTCGTGATGGAATCATAGATGACAATGGCAGGCATGATCATATGCAATGA